GGCCACCAACTCTCGGGGGGTCGACGAAGCCTCGGCCGACCTGGTCGTGTGGGGTGAGTATGCAGGGCGAGCGGGAGCCCTTTCCACGCCCGCGGGTTAGTTGGCGCTGAGCGCGCGAGCACCTGCGGCTCCGCCTCCGCCGGTCTGTCCAGCCGGCACGTCTTACGAGAAGGACCTGGATGGATCAATGCCGGGGACGGGCCACAGGAAGGCCAAGGTCCCGCGGGTGATGCCGTGTGAGCGAGGCTCTGGCCGTGCCTGGCCAAGCTGAGAGAAGAGAGAGCCGATGGGCATAGACTTTAGGGCCTAAATCAGCacgctttttctgtaaagggccagatagtaaatattttaggctttgtggcccaaacagtctctgtcacagctccATGAACTCTTCTGTTTCATCAAGAAAGCAGCCGTAGATGGTGGTGAATCCCGCGGGTATGGCTGAGTGCCAGGACGGGGGAATTTACCCCGTCAGGCCCCCAGCTGGGCTTGACCCCAGGCTGTGGTTCGTGACCCCTGCTCTGGGGCAACTTCCCAAGCCCCTTCCCACCCTCAGATTGTACCACTTGGGAGCCGGTACCACACGTAGGTGTGGGCCGCCCTTCTAGGCCGAGCGCCAGGGGCCTGGTGGGTGATGTGATGCATTAGACCCGGAATCAGACGATCCTATTTTTACCGTGGCTGGACCACTGGTGTGCTGGGAACACAGCCCTGATCTTTCTTCAACCCTTGCGTGGGTTTGTGGGAGCAAAATTAAAAGAGCCCCCACTGTGATCGTGGCTTCCAGGAATTCACGTACCGTGGAAGCACGTGGTCCTTAACGTTCTGGGACGTTCACCACAGCAGACCAGTCCACCCGTAGAATTCAGCCACTCGGGTACCGTTCACCTGAAGGTCGCCCTCCCCTACACCTGCATCTCACCTGTCTCTCTGGGACCCACCTGTTTCCCTTCCCACCACGCCGTCTccctgctctctctttttttttcattgcttagtGATTTTTTCTCTTAAGCCTCCATCAGCAGGTGGAATGGAAGACCCCTCCCACCCTGATGCCTTGGGTAACCAAGGCATTATACTCCTTCAGTGCCTGCTCTGTCTGGAGGACCCGCACATCAATGCCTTTTTTCTGGAGGTATTCCACGGTTGATGGGGGTACCTTCAAGGCCTCACTCATCCCTCGGCCAATGACAAGGATCTGCACACCCTTCTCGACAACTTCCTCCACATCtgcaggctgcacagcaggagaaTGCTCAGTTCCTGTTTCTCTCCAATCCCAAGCCCGACTTCCCCCTGGCCACACTTTGCAGTCCTTATAAATTTTAGTGGAGCCTTGTACTTTCATTTGCCCCCATGAGAGGGAAGCAATTTCAGGGGAAGACATAAGGAACTTAACTGAACCCCAGTGCCCTCTCTCCGAGGAGCAGCAATCTCGAACGGCTCCCTGCTTTACCTCTCACCTTTGCTCCCGAGGACCCGGCTAGGCAATCCCCCCACGACTCGCGCGGCCCTGAAAAAGTCTCTTGGCCGGTTAGCGAGTCTCCCTGCTCTCTTTCAGCCCGGACCCGCATCACCAAGCCCCCCCAGGACCAGAGCGTCATCAAGGGAACCCAGGCCTCCATGATGTGCGGAGTGACCCACGACCCCCGAGTGACTGTCAGGTACTCGTTCGGCTGTGGCCCCTTGGGGGCAAAAGGGGAGCGGCAGCTTTAGGGGGTAGCTGGTTGCTGGGCGAGTGTCCACACGGGTAAGTGTGGCCCGTGCAGAGCTAGTGCAGGGCTGGGACATGGGGGACACTAATAAATGCCTGGCGGACTGACCAGCCTGAGTTGAAttgggcagggtgggggggtgggggggaggggaaggggctggggggcgAAGGAGTGGAGGGGGGTCGAAGGGAGGGGATGAGAAAGAGGCATCTGTCTGGGGAGAGGTGGAGGCTCCGGGTTGCTCGGGACCCTCTGCTAGCACCACCCCCCAGGCCTTAGACCCTCCGCCCACTGCGTGGACAGCAGGGGGCTCTGGGTAAACAGGCGTGGGAGCAGTGACAGGGCTGGGAAGGCAAAGGGTCCTGAGGTGACCCTCAGAGGGACACATGTGAGGGACAGAGGCCCTGGGGCCACCCCCACCATCCTCCTTGGGAGCCCAGACCTCGGCAAGCCACTTGGCCTGGAGGGGACCAGGTCCCGCTGTGGAAGGCCCTGGAGAGGCCAGGGAGCACAGGAGCAGCCAAGAAAGTCACGAAAGCTGGGAGCCCTCCCAGGCTGGGCACAAGGGCACTTCCTGGGCCAACCCTGGGACAGGTTTCCAGAGCTAAAACCGGGACAAAACGGTCCCTTCAGGCTCTCCCTTGAGCTCTGGGATGCTGAGTAAAAATCATCACTGTTTCCTTAGAAATAAATACTCCCTCCGTGCTG
This region of Physeter macrocephalus isolate SW-GA chromosome 14, ASM283717v5, whole genome shotgun sequence genomic DNA includes:
- the LOC112066601 gene encoding mth938 domain-containing protein-like; the encoded protein is MSSPEIASLSWGQMKVQGSTKIYKDCKVWPGGSRAWDWRETGTEHSPAVQPADVEEVVEKGVQILVIGRGMSEALKVPPSTVEYLQKKGIDVRVLQTEQALKEYNALVTQGIRVGGVFHSTC